A segment of the Candidatus Pelagisphaera phototrophica genome:
GCCTGGGTTGGAGATCCCTTAAACGTTTATAGAAGGTTGACTTCATTTAAAGTTAAGTTATAAAGATTAAGCACCTTATGTTTGTAATGTGGATTGTTTCTAAAAATTGGATTTATAAAAATATTATTGAACTAATTCATGTATAAAAAAGTTTTGTGGTAGGTTTTCCAAAGAAAGCAAGACGATATGATCATTTCGCACACTAAGAAATTTATTTTTTTTAAACCTAGAAAGGTTGCGGGTACCAGTATTGAAATATACCTATCAAAATATATGGAGGAAAATGATGTTGTGACCCGACTCTCCGATTTTAATACCAGTTTTGATGAGACAAATTATAGAATAGAGGCTAAAAATGAAGGTAGTTTCTTTAACCATATACACCCAATACAAGTGTTGAAGAATATCGGTTTGATCAAATATTTCTTTTATTATAAATTTACCGTTATTCGTAACCCCTTTGATACTCTGGTATCAATGTTTCATTTTAGGAAATCCAGAAATTTAGGCTTCGATGAGTTCGTCAAAAATATAGGAATAGATAACAGTCCCTTTTATTATTTAACAATTCGGCACCGTCCGATAATGAAGTCGAGTAATTTTTATATCAGATATGAGAACCTAGAAGAAGACTTTAATCGGGTTTGTGAAATTATTGGTATCCCTCAGGGCGAATTACCAAGAACCAAAACAAAATACCGAAAATCAAAAAATAATTACAGGTCCTATTACGACGAAGAATTAAAACAATTTGTACTTAAAAAGTATAGGTATATTTTTAAAGATTTTAACTATAAATTTTAGAACTACTGAAGATTCTTTTTGTGATTTAATAATTGGAACTTTATCTGGCCTATTTGATTCGGAGGGAAAGGAATAAAAGTTCCCATCCTTGCCAACTCAATAAATAATTTCCTTGTTCTAGAGAATAATTGTTCTGAAAAAGGATGTAGGTCCATCGCGTAGCCTGTCAAATCTCTCATGCTTGTGATCGCGCCCGATCCTCACTTTGAAAAAATGAAAATTACATTGGCCTATAGTACTACAGTTAGCAAAATTATATTCGTTTTAAAATGTGCGCTTCTCATCACGCATCACTCATCATTTTTGAACTAATTTTTCTATCAGTTAAATAGTATGTTTTTGTCCGAGCACCTGTACTCGTCCTGAACGAAACGGTGCGGATAGAGGCCAGTCAGGATGGAAGCACGTGTCGGACTGCACATTGCACCAGCCGTGTGATAATCGGTTAAACGCAATCCCCTTAAAGCTAGAGCATCAATGTGCGGCGTTGCATTGAGCTGGCTCCCGTAGCAGCCGAAGTCTCCGTAGCCAATATCATCGCCGACGATAAAGACGATGTTCGGTGGCTTAGCGTGGGAGCAGATCGCCACCGCGAGTTAGCAGATGGTGAGCCAACCTTTCATGACGACGACTACTCGGATTCGAGATTGAGAACCTTACCTGATACCAGTTTTCCGGGATCAGCGACGACGTGTTTCACCTTTTGGCGATTCCACGTGTAGGTCATATGAATGAGCCCGTCGCTGGACTGGATCATGGCCGGGTAGGAAAATTCGCCAGTGTTCTCATTCTCAATCGTGGCGACTTCCTTCCACTCCAACCCGTCTTCGCTGACAGCGAGGTTGAGAACGTTGCGTTGTCCCCAGCCTTCAGCCCGATCAGGGCGGCCGCCGGTGTGGTTGTAGAGCAAGAGGTGCCGACCGTCTTTTAGCGTGATCGATTCAATGCCGGAATTGTTGTTCGGTAGTTCGATCAGTTTGAGCTCGCTCCAGGTGCGCCCTCCATCCTTCGAAATACTCTCGGCGATCTGTTCGTGTTTCGAGCGCATGAGAGCCCGAAGCGAACCATCACTATGAGTCAACAGGGTTGGTTGGATGACCTGATAGGGTTGAGTCTTGGGTTCGATGCGTTTCCACGAGGTTCCGAGCTCTGGTCGTGAATGATCCGTCAGGATCTCGAAGTGGAAGCGCCAGTCGTGAGCATGCTCGGTAGACGAGGGGCACAGCAAGTCTCCGTTTTCAAGAAAGAGAGGTTTGCAGCGAACTGGTCCATCAATGGTGGAAGGAAGTCTTCTGCGCTCACGGAAAGAACGACCGTAGTCATAGCTGAGTATAACCTCGCCCCACCAGGTGCGGGGATTCGGTCCCACTTTGAAGAAAAGCATCGTCGGAGCATCTCCAGGTGGCTGAACGAGAACCGGATTCCAACAAGGATGACGGAGATCTTCGTGCTGAATCCCGTTGGCCCATTCCTGAGGAGACGACCAGCCGGAGCCGTCGTTGTAGCTGGACCAGATGCCTACGTCAGGATGTTTCTCTTTTGTTCCGCCAAACCAGGCGGCAACAAGACCGCGTGGGGTTTCGCAGATGGTGGATGCGTGGCATTGAGGGAAAGAAGCCTTCTCGTAAATGAATCCTTCGCTGATGAATCCAGGGAAGCGAGGCTTCTTTTTTTCCCTCGGCTTTCGCGCGGCAATCTGATCTGGCGAGTATTTGATGCAGGCATCGTGTTTGATGTAGTAAATGCGGCCGTTCTCTGCGCCAACGACGAGGTCAGGTTTGCCATCCTGATCAAAATCGCACGCAGTTGGGCTCGAGGTGTGTCCGGCAACGTTTCGCCTCGCGAGGTTGCCGACTTTCTTGAGTACGACTTTGCCGTTACGCTCTTCACAGTTTCGATACCAAGATGCATTCTCAGAGTTTACAAGGATATCGAGGCGCCCATCACTATCCCAGTCGACGACATCAAGCTTGTAGCGCCCGCTGCGTCCGGCGGATCTTGTGTTCAAACGGATGGGCTGATTGTCCTCATCAATAAAAATCCGGACTTCGTCAGATGCTCGACTTTGGCAGGTCAGGTAGCCTTCCTGATCAAGAATGACCAGATCGAGCTGCCCGTCGCCGTCGAAGTCAGTTGCAAGCGGGGTCGTTCGCCATTGAGTCTGAAGGTTTTCGGCCTTGGCCTGCCACCAGTACCACTTCGGGGGCGATTCCTCTGTCCAAAAGGTCAGGGGCTCCTCGATCAAACCATTTTTGGTGTTCCGCAGTAACTGGATGCGTGGCCAGATGGAATTGTAGAGGATGTCATCACGCCCATCACCGTCCCAGTCTGCAACGGAAAGGGTGGTGTAGCCCCACTTTGCTTCGGCCGGTCCCTGGATTGAGCCGCTGGGGCCGGCAAGGACACGGAATACTTTTCCATCGGCCTCGATCAACTCAGGAGCACTCCATTGAGTGCCGGTTCCATCGAGATTACTGAAAACAGCGATATTGCCCGCGGTATTGCCAACAACGAGGTCTTCGTCTCCGTCCCTGTCCCAGTCGTGAGCGTAAGGGGTGGCAAGAGCACCAAATTTTAGGGTTTCAGCCTCTTGTTGGAAGTATGCTGGCTGCTTGAAAACCGGAGCTCCGTTACTGATCTTACCCGTATGTTCCACCAATGCCACTCGACCGTCTTCGTCTCCGACGATGAGGTCCTGATCCCCGTCACCATCCCAGTCGATCGCGGTCGGAACGATCATCTGCAGGTGCATCACGAGGGGTGAGTTGTCTTCTCCATTCAGCTTAAATCCAGTGGTATATGAGGGCTTTTCACGCGAGCCGATATTTTGGAAGTAGGTGAAGCCATCAAGAAACTCCCCACAGAGAAGGTCAAGATCCCCATCGCCATCAAAGTCGGCAAAATTGGGGCTTGGCCAACCGTAAACGTTGACTGGGGATCCTCCTGCTAAAACTTTCTTTGGTTTGCTCGAGTAGTTGCCATTAATGTTTTCGATGAGGTAGACCCAACCATGTAGCGGCCCATTGCGCCAGCGTCCTTCGGAGTCGTAGGCCTGATCCCAGACGTAGTCTGACCAGTCGCCAATACCAACAATGAGATCTTGGTCGCCATCGCCCTCCCAGTCGACGTAGCGCCACATGCGAGCGCGAGTGTTACCGGGATGAAAACGGGCATTATCGTAGATTTTCTTACCTTCCGTACCGGCGCCGGTTTCGCGGAAGTTGGGATATTCATAGTTCTCTCTCAGCAAGCACGGTTGTCCATCAACGAAACTGACTTGGACGTTTTGGCCTGTTGGTCCAAGATAGATAGCTGGTTTGAAGACGGGCATCTTCAGGCCCGGATCCTGGGTTGGATTCTCGAAGTAGTAAAGACCGTTGGTTGGCTTGTCAGGCCCCGAGACGACAAGATCCATGTCGCCGTCACCATCATAGTCCATCGGGAGTGGCCAGGCCCAGAGGCCTACGCCGAGGTCTACGACGAGACCGGGATTATTGTATTTTAGTGGCTGGAGTTTCCAGTCTTCTGCATCTGCTCGGGATACGACCAAGGCCGATACGGTGAGCAAAAAAAGAGAGATTGAGTGATTCCCGATTTCGAGGAATTTGGCTCGCTGGGAGTTATCTGATGACATCAGGCAAAGTGTAGAGGGTTTTATTAAGAACGGATTTTGCAATCCTTGTAAATGAGCAGAAGATACTCAAGTTCGCATTTTTGAGAGCGGCTCAAATGAAATCACTAATCGGAATATGGATTACCCTGATGACACTGGGTCTGGTTGCAGAAGAGGCGAAGCCGGCCTTTTTCACGGGAGGGGAGACGGAGATTGATGTCAGTGCTGATGATCGGGCGGAGTAGGCTATTCGAAAGTGGACGGATCCCAAAGTGTGGGAAGAAAAGGATCCTGCAGAAGCCCTATATTACTGGAACTTTAAGGTAGTCGGCCTTCACGTTTTCCGCGTGCTTGCGGCGATCACCGCGGGCTCGGTTGCTGTAGGCACCGTAGTAGCAAACGAGGTGCTGTCTGGGAGAAGGAATGTGACGCGCGATGGAGAGTGCGAGGTTTTTAGAGAAGCAGTTGCTGGAGACAGATTGCTGTGTACAAAGTATCCAAATAAAAATTACGGAAAGGCGCCTCGAGGAAAGTGGATGTT
Coding sequences within it:
- a CDS encoding sulfotransferase family 2 domain-containing protein, which produces MIISHTKKFIFFKPRKVAGTSIEIYLSKYMEENDVVTRLSDFNTSFDETNYRIEAKNEGSFFNHIHPIQVLKNIGLIKYFFYYKFTVIRNPFDTLVSMFHFRKSRNLGFDEFVKNIGIDNSPFYYLTIRHRPIMKSSNFYIRYENLEEDFNRVCEIIGIPQGELPRTKTKYRKSKNNYRSYYDEELKQFVLKKYRYIFKDFNYKF
- a CDS encoding sulfatase-like hydrolase/transferase; its protein translation is MAICSHAKPPNIVFIVGDDIGYGDFGCYGSQLNATPHIDALALRGLRLTDYHTAGAMCSPTRASILTGLYPHRFVQDEYRCSDKNILFN
- a CDS encoding exo-alpha-sialidase, with amino-acid sequence MSSDNSQRAKFLEIGNHSISLFLLTVSALVVSRADAEDWKLQPLKYNNPGLVVDLGVGLWAWPLPMDYDGDGDMDLVVSGPDKPTNGLYYFENPTQDPGLKMPVFKPAIYLGPTGQNVQVSFVDGQPCLLRENYEYPNFRETGAGTEGKKIYDNARFHPGNTRARMWRYVDWEGDGDQDLIVGIGDWSDYVWDQAYDSEGRWRNGPLHGWVYLIENINGNYSSKPKKVLAGGSPVNVYGWPSPNFADFDGDGDLDLLCGEFLDGFTYFQNIGSREKPSYTTGFKLNGEDNSPLVMHLQMIVPTAIDWDGDGDQDLIVGDEDGRVALVEHTGKISNGAPVFKQPAYFQQEAETLKFGALATPYAHDWDRDGDEDLVVGNTAGNIAVFSNLDGTGTQWSAPELIEADGKVFRVLAGPSGSIQGPAEAKWGYTTLSVADWDGDGRDDILYNSIWPRIQLLRNTKNGLIEEPLTFWTEESPPKWYWWQAKAENLQTQWRTTPLATDFDGDGQLDLVILDQEGYLTCQSRASDEVRIFIDEDNQPIRLNTRSAGRSGRYKLDVVDWDSDGRLDILVNSENASWYRNCEERNGKVVLKKVGNLARRNVAGHTSSPTACDFDQDGKPDLVVGAENGRIYYIKHDACIKYSPDQIAARKPREKKKPRFPGFISEGFIYEKASFPQCHASTICETPRGLVAAWFGGTKEKHPDVGIWSSYNDGSGWSSPQEWANGIQHEDLRHPCWNPVLVQPPGDAPTMLFFKVGPNPRTWWGEVILSYDYGRSFRERRRLPSTIDGPVRCKPLFLENGDLLCPSSTEHAHDWRFHFEILTDHSRPELGTSWKRIEPKTQPYQVIQPTLLTHSDGSLRALMRSKHEQIAESISKDGGRTWSELKLIELPNNNSGIESITLKDGRHLLLYNHTGGRPDRAEGWGQRNVLNLAVSEDGLEWKEVATIENENTGEFSYPAMIQSSDGLIHMTYTWNRQKVKHVVADPGKLVSGKVLNLESE